The Rhododendron vialii isolate Sample 1 chromosome 8a, ASM3025357v1 genome has a window encoding:
- the LOC131298298 gene encoding glucan endo-1,3-beta-glucosidase 2 produces MGLLVFLLLAISVVSADQDAFIGVNIGTDLSDMPHPTQVVALLKAQQIRHVRLYNADRGMLLALANTGIKVAITVPNEQLLGIGQSNTTAANWVSQNVVAHYPDTNITTICVGSEVLTTLPNAARILVSALKFVHSALVASNLDSQIKVSTPLSSSIILDSFPPSQAFFNRSWNPVIVPMLSFLQSTGSFLMLNIYPYYDYMQSNGVIPLDYALFRPLASNKEAVDANTLIHYTNVFDAMVDAAYFAMAYLNYTNIPVIVSESGWPSKGESSEPDATLDNANTYNSNLIKHVLNQTGTPKHPGISVSTYIYELYNEDNKPGPLSEQNWGLFDANGKPIYILHLTGSGSVLANDTTNQTFCTAKDGVDAKMLQAALDWACGPGKVDCSPILQGQPCYEPDNVAAHATYAFDTYYHQMGKAPGTCDFNGVAAITTTNPSHNYCLFGSGGSNGTFVNSTAPALNSSSSGSSSHYFHGCGSTCAVILVGVLSLFVVFL; encoded by the exons ATGGGATTGCTTGTTTTTCTGCTTTTAGCAATCTCTGTTGTATCTGCTGACCAAG ATGCATTTATTGGCGTGAACATAGGAACAGACCTCTCAGACATGCCACACCCAACTCAAGTTGTAGCTCTCCTCAAAGCCCAGCAAATCCGCCATGTCCGCCTCTACAATGCTGACCGCGGCATGCTTCTCGCCCTTGCCAACACCGGCATTAAAGTTGCCATCACGGTTCCCAATGAACAGCTCCTAGGAATTGGCCAATCAAACACCACTGCTGCCAACTGGGTATCCCAAAATGTCGTGGCACATTACCCGGACACCAATATTACCACCATTTGTGTCGGTTCTGAGGTCCTAACCACCCTCCCAAACGCTGCACGTATTTTAGTCAGCGCCCTCAAGTTTGTCCACTCGGCCCTAGTGGCTTCCAATTTGGATAGTCAAATCAAGGTTTCAACGCCTCTTTCGTCCTCCATCATCCTTGACTCATTCCCGCCGTCACAAGCCTTCTTTAACAGGTCTTGGAATCCAGTCATAGTACCCATGCTCAGTTTCTTGCAATCAACGGGATCTTTCCTCATGCTAAATATTTACCCGTATTATGATTACATGCAATCTAACGGTGTTATTCCCTTAGATTACGCGCTCTTCCGTCCGCTTGCTTCAAACAAAGAAGCGGTTGATGCCAACACACTCATCCACTACACGAATGTCTTTGATGCTATGGTTGACGCGGCGTACTTTGCAATGGCTTACCTCAATTACACTAACATTCCGGTCATAGTGTCTGAGTCTGGCTGGCCATCTAAAGGCGAGTCTAGCGAACCTGATGCCACTTTAGACAATGCCAACACTTACAACAGCAACTTGATAAAACACGTGCTGAACCAAACCGGGACCCCCAAACACCCTGGAATTTCTGTTAGTACTTACATATATGAGCTTTATAACGAGGATAACAAGCCAGGGCCTTTGTCCGAGCAAAACTGGGGATTGTTTGATGCAAATGGGAAACCCATTTACATTTTGCACCTGACCGGGTCAGGATCAGTATTAGCGAACGATACTACGAACCAAACTTTTTGTACAGCAAAGGACGGTGTTGATGCGAAAATGCTGCAGGCGGCTTTGGATTGGGCTTGTGGGCCCGGGAAGGTGGATTGTTCACCTATTTTGCAGGGCCAACCGTGCTACGAACCGGATAATGTGGCTGCGCACGCGACTTATGCTTTTGACACTTATTATCATCAAATGGGGAAGGCTCCTGGGACTTGCGATTTTAATGGGGTGGCTGCAATCACTACCACGAATCCAA GTCATAATTATTGTCTATTTGGAAG TGGTGGCAGCAATGGAACCTTCGTAAACAGCACAGCCCCGGCATTGAATTCTTCGAGCTCAGGTTCTTCTTCCCACTACTTCCATGGCTGTGGTTCAACATGTGCGGTTATTCTAGTCGGAGTCCTATCATTGTTTGTGGTTTTCCTTTGA
- the LOC131298300 gene encoding uncharacterized protein LOC131298300 isoform X2, which yields MVRPIRPETLKKMAPLPGYDGIRIKSGNGVHDNNAWSDEHDCVPLKHRLKMLLAATRLSDSSDSESWKASKGPSVPPIDVVNKEDQHLLQEESNQMFSPEQSQTGLLGDKSSQGTEGNENVSSNGIKSIEANGDTVLVEKVDACSSTLTPCSVLSMYHVKAEVDYPDHNLTTSQGNGVEGALDTELRAVNLRKEIANDLVDDLDHIVLKERRRLLLSRKSLELTKPVLEGNNSWLSNAVVGDTIQHSISRAKKKNHNGDAESLVAGNHTHAPAINASDFNMTSKSGKSKGIIAGSSSTILNHSSSMRSCQGTKSAKPGVAGITENDRTCSSKKASITNESFGHDFASNPHRMLGLALSSTFVNIKAEPLDHGDAHKLEKDAAYNSPSNRVVSVKSELEIPEASYGNEVDHMLLRDRIKLLASREPPSLNSSRNFECLKKTVPCVVDCSPIASESAKPIRINRPRKKRKTATDSVETAMEEDAPGLLQVLIEKGVLVNEIKLYGEPESGEAIDDSEDSFSELEDVILKLFSHRQSQLKLPPLRCTKAEKASYCLACLISLVEQARYLQFLKWPVEWGWCRDLQSFIFVFERHNRIVLERPEYGFATYFFELVDSLPIHWQIKRLVTAMKLTSCSRVTLIENKALMVGEDLTEGEARVLTEYGWIPNTGLGTMLNYCDRVVHDKKNERDSSEWKSKIGKLLMNGYNGGTIVPTDIPKKVIGYSGAQGPEIKLEL from the exons ATGGTTCGACCAATCAGACCTGAAACTCTGAAAAAGATGGCTCCTTTGCCCGGCTACGATGGTATTCGAATCAAATCCGGAAACGGAGTCCACGATAACAATGCCTGGTCGGACGAGCACGACTGCGTTCCGTTGAAGCATCGCCTGAAAATGCTGCTCGCTGCTACACGCCTTTCGGATTCATCCGATTCCGAATCGTGGAAAGCGAGTAAAGGCCCCTCTGT TCCCCCAATTGATGTTGTTAATAAGGAAGATCAACATCTTTTGCAG GAAGAGAGCAATCAGATGTTTTCACCAGAACAAAGTCAAACTG GTTTGCTTGGTGATAAAAGTTCCCAAGGGACTGAAGGGAATGAGAATGTGAGCTCAAATGGGATAAAATCTATTGAAGCTAACGGTGACACTGTTTTAGTGGAGAAAGTAGATGCCTGTTCAAGCACTTTGACCCCATGTTCAGTGCTGTCAATGTATCATGTCAAAGCAGAAGTTGATTATCCAGATCACAATTTAACAACTTCACAGGGGAATGGTGTGGAAGGTGCTTTGGATACCGAATTGCGAGCAGTTAACTTAAGGAAAGAGATTGCCAATGACTTGGTGGATGATCTTGATCATATTGTTCTGAAAGAGAGGCGAAGGTTGCTGCTATCAAG GAAGTCGTTGGAATTGACAAAACCAGTGTTGGAG GGTAATAATTCATGGCTGTCTAACGCAGTCGTGGGTGACACGATTCAACATAGTATCAGTAGagcaaagaaaaagaatcacAACGGTGATGCAGAATCCTTGGTGGCTGGAAATCATACTCATGCTCCAGCAATAAATGCTTCTGATTTTAACATGACTTCAAAATCTGGTAAATCGAAGGGTATTATTGCAGGATCATCCTCTACAATACTAAATCATTCTTCATCAATGCGGTCTTGCCAGGGGACCAAATCTGCTAAACCAGGAGTTGCTGGAATAACAGAAAATGACAGGACATGCTCATCTAAGAAGGCTTCCATCACCAATGAATCATTTGGACATGATTTTGCCTCTAACCCTCATCGCATGCTGGGTTTAGCATTATCATCAACCTTTGTAAATATCAAAGCTGAACCCTTGGATCATGGTGATGCACATAAACTGGAAAAGGATGCTGCATACAATTCCCCCTCTAATCGCGTAGTATCTGTGAAGAGTGAACTGGAAATTCCTGAAGCATCTTATGGCAATGAAGTAGACCATATGTTATTGCGAGACAGGATTAAACTGCTGGCATCCAGGGAGCCTCCTAGTTTAAATAGTTCCAGAAATTTCGAGTGCTTGAAGAAGACTGTGCCTTGTGTCGTAGACTGCAGTCCTATTGCATCTGAATCTGCTAAACCTATAAGAATCAACCGTCCacggaagaaaaggaaaactgcCAC TGATTCGGTTGAAACAGCAATGGAGGAAGATGCTCCTGGACTTCTGCAG GTATTAATTGAGAAAGGGGTGCTAGTGAACGAAATTAAGCTTTATGGAGAGCCCGAGAGCGGTGAAGCCATTGATGACAGTGAAGACAGCTTTTCAGAGCTTGAAGATGTGATATTGAAG CTTTTCTCTCATCGCCAGTCCCAATTGAAGTTGCCTCCGTTACGGTGCACAAAGGCTGAGAAGGCTAGTTATTGCTTAGCTTGTTTAATATCGCTGGTGGAGCAA GCAAGATATCTACAATTCCTGAAATGGCCTGTTGAATGGGGGTGGTGCCGTGACTTGCAGTCATTTATATTTGTGTTTGAAAGACATAACAG AATAGTGCTGGAACGTCCTGAATATGGATTTGCAACATACTTCTTTGAGTTGGTAGATTCCCTACCCATCCATTGGCAGATTAAGCGGTTGGTGACTGCAATGAAGCTTACTAGCTGTAGCAGGGTTACACTAATTGAGAATAAAGCATTAATG GTTGGAGAGGACTTGACTGAAGGTGAAGCACGCGTATTGACCGAGTATGGTTGGATACCAAACACTGGCTTGGGAACCATGCTCAACTACTGTGACAGAGTTGTTCATGACAAGAAGAATGAGAGGGACAGCTCGGAGTGGAAGTCAAAGATTGGGAAGTTACTTATGAATGGGTATAATGGTGGAACTATTGTTCCAACTGATATCCCAAAGAAGGTTATAGGTTACAGTGGTGCTCAAGGTCCTGAAATCAAGTTGGAGCTCTAA
- the LOC131298300 gene encoding uncharacterized protein LOC131298300 isoform X1, with amino-acid sequence MVRPIRPETLKKMAPLPGYDGIRIKSGNGVHDNNAWSDEHDCVPLKHRLKMLLAATRLSDSSDSESWKASKGPSVPPIDVVNKEDQHLLQGLVMNGFNPAFSAQEESNQMFSPEQSQTGLLGDKSSQGTEGNENVSSNGIKSIEANGDTVLVEKVDACSSTLTPCSVLSMYHVKAEVDYPDHNLTTSQGNGVEGALDTELRAVNLRKEIANDLVDDLDHIVLKERRRLLLSRKSLELTKPVLEGNNSWLSNAVVGDTIQHSISRAKKKNHNGDAESLVAGNHTHAPAINASDFNMTSKSGKSKGIIAGSSSTILNHSSSMRSCQGTKSAKPGVAGITENDRTCSSKKASITNESFGHDFASNPHRMLGLALSSTFVNIKAEPLDHGDAHKLEKDAAYNSPSNRVVSVKSELEIPEASYGNEVDHMLLRDRIKLLASREPPSLNSSRNFECLKKTVPCVVDCSPIASESAKPIRINRPRKKRKTATDSVETAMEEDAPGLLQVLIEKGVLVNEIKLYGEPESGEAIDDSEDSFSELEDVILKLFSHRQSQLKLPPLRCTKAEKASYCLACLISLVEQARYLQFLKWPVEWGWCRDLQSFIFVFERHNRIVLERPEYGFATYFFELVDSLPIHWQIKRLVTAMKLTSCSRVTLIENKALMVGEDLTEGEARVLTEYGWIPNTGLGTMLNYCDRVVHDKKNERDSSEWKSKIGKLLMNGYNGGTIVPTDIPKKVIGYSGAQGPEIKLEL; translated from the exons ATGGTTCGACCAATCAGACCTGAAACTCTGAAAAAGATGGCTCCTTTGCCCGGCTACGATGGTATTCGAATCAAATCCGGAAACGGAGTCCACGATAACAATGCCTGGTCGGACGAGCACGACTGCGTTCCGTTGAAGCATCGCCTGAAAATGCTGCTCGCTGCTACACGCCTTTCGGATTCATCCGATTCCGAATCGTGGAAAGCGAGTAAAGGCCCCTCTGT TCCCCCAATTGATGTTGTTAATAAGGAAGATCAACATCTTTTGCAG GGGCTTGTAATGAATGGTTTCAATCCTGCTTTTTCTGCTCAGGAAGAGAGCAATCAGATGTTTTCACCAGAACAAAGTCAAACTG GTTTGCTTGGTGATAAAAGTTCCCAAGGGACTGAAGGGAATGAGAATGTGAGCTCAAATGGGATAAAATCTATTGAAGCTAACGGTGACACTGTTTTAGTGGAGAAAGTAGATGCCTGTTCAAGCACTTTGACCCCATGTTCAGTGCTGTCAATGTATCATGTCAAAGCAGAAGTTGATTATCCAGATCACAATTTAACAACTTCACAGGGGAATGGTGTGGAAGGTGCTTTGGATACCGAATTGCGAGCAGTTAACTTAAGGAAAGAGATTGCCAATGACTTGGTGGATGATCTTGATCATATTGTTCTGAAAGAGAGGCGAAGGTTGCTGCTATCAAG GAAGTCGTTGGAATTGACAAAACCAGTGTTGGAG GGTAATAATTCATGGCTGTCTAACGCAGTCGTGGGTGACACGATTCAACATAGTATCAGTAGagcaaagaaaaagaatcacAACGGTGATGCAGAATCCTTGGTGGCTGGAAATCATACTCATGCTCCAGCAATAAATGCTTCTGATTTTAACATGACTTCAAAATCTGGTAAATCGAAGGGTATTATTGCAGGATCATCCTCTACAATACTAAATCATTCTTCATCAATGCGGTCTTGCCAGGGGACCAAATCTGCTAAACCAGGAGTTGCTGGAATAACAGAAAATGACAGGACATGCTCATCTAAGAAGGCTTCCATCACCAATGAATCATTTGGACATGATTTTGCCTCTAACCCTCATCGCATGCTGGGTTTAGCATTATCATCAACCTTTGTAAATATCAAAGCTGAACCCTTGGATCATGGTGATGCACATAAACTGGAAAAGGATGCTGCATACAATTCCCCCTCTAATCGCGTAGTATCTGTGAAGAGTGAACTGGAAATTCCTGAAGCATCTTATGGCAATGAAGTAGACCATATGTTATTGCGAGACAGGATTAAACTGCTGGCATCCAGGGAGCCTCCTAGTTTAAATAGTTCCAGAAATTTCGAGTGCTTGAAGAAGACTGTGCCTTGTGTCGTAGACTGCAGTCCTATTGCATCTGAATCTGCTAAACCTATAAGAATCAACCGTCCacggaagaaaaggaaaactgcCAC TGATTCGGTTGAAACAGCAATGGAGGAAGATGCTCCTGGACTTCTGCAG GTATTAATTGAGAAAGGGGTGCTAGTGAACGAAATTAAGCTTTATGGAGAGCCCGAGAGCGGTGAAGCCATTGATGACAGTGAAGACAGCTTTTCAGAGCTTGAAGATGTGATATTGAAG CTTTTCTCTCATCGCCAGTCCCAATTGAAGTTGCCTCCGTTACGGTGCACAAAGGCTGAGAAGGCTAGTTATTGCTTAGCTTGTTTAATATCGCTGGTGGAGCAA GCAAGATATCTACAATTCCTGAAATGGCCTGTTGAATGGGGGTGGTGCCGTGACTTGCAGTCATTTATATTTGTGTTTGAAAGACATAACAG AATAGTGCTGGAACGTCCTGAATATGGATTTGCAACATACTTCTTTGAGTTGGTAGATTCCCTACCCATCCATTGGCAGATTAAGCGGTTGGTGACTGCAATGAAGCTTACTAGCTGTAGCAGGGTTACACTAATTGAGAATAAAGCATTAATG GTTGGAGAGGACTTGACTGAAGGTGAAGCACGCGTATTGACCGAGTATGGTTGGATACCAAACACTGGCTTGGGAACCATGCTCAACTACTGTGACAGAGTTGTTCATGACAAGAAGAATGAGAGGGACAGCTCGGAGTGGAAGTCAAAGATTGGGAAGTTACTTATGAATGGGTATAATGGTGGAACTATTGTTCCAACTGATATCCCAAAGAAGGTTATAGGTTACAGTGGTGCTCAAGGTCCTGAAATCAAGTTGGAGCTCTAA
- the LOC131298301 gene encoding transcription factor MYB20-like yields MGRQPCCDKIGLKKGPWTAEEDKKLINFILTNGQCCWRSLPKLAGLLRCGKSCRLRWTNYLRPDVKRGLLSDYEENMVIDLHAQLGNRWSKIASHLPGRTDNEIKNHWNTHIKKKLKTMGIDPLTHKPLPTPTENQPQDEQKLETETLVQPLTNEAKMENKSMEAGSPECPMELVNNGFCTDEVPLIEPHEINLVPDYCVPSSSISTTITSSSSSTSSVSNGGISTNLLQDLELPNFDWQFDFGFWDGDGDFSSSLDLLMNGDGNGNAITIGTPLAQESWKVLELL; encoded by the exons ATGGGGAGACAACCTTGTTGTGACAAAATAGGATTGAAGAAGGGGCCATGGACAGCTGAAGAGGACAAGAAGCTAATCAACTTCATCCTCACCAATGGCCAATGTTGCTGGAGATCTCTCCCTAAACTTGCAG GATTGTTAAGGTGTGGAAAGAGTTGTCGATTGAGATGGACGAACTATCTCAGGCCTGATGTGAAGAGGGGTCTCTTGTCAGATTATGAAGAAAATATGGTCATTGATCTCCATGCTCAACTTGGCAACAG ATGGTCCAAGATTGCTTCACATCTCCCGGGAAGAACCGATAACGAGATCAAGAACCACTGGAATACCCACATCAAGAAAAAGCTAAAAACGATGGGAATCGATCCTCTTACCCACAAACCACTCCCCACTCCAACCGaaaatcaacctcaagatgaaCAAAAGTTGGAAACAGAAACGTTGGTTCAGCCACTGACCAATGAGGCCAAAATGGAGAACAAAAGCATGGAAGCAGGCTCGCCTGAGTGCCCCATGGAGTTGGTCAACAATGGGTTTTGCACAGATGAAGTCCCATTAATCGAGCCCCATGAGATTAATCTGGTGCCTGATTACTGTGTTCCTTCATCATCAATATCTACAACAATAACCAGTTCTTCTTCGTCTACTTCCTCTGTTTCCAATGGTGGAATTTCAACCAATTTACTTCAAGATTTGGAGTTACCAAATTTTGACTGGCAATTTGATTTTGGTTTCTGGGATGGTGATGGTGATTTCAGCAGCAGCTTGGATTTGTTGATGAATGGTGATGGGAATGGGAATGCAATTACTATTGGCACTCCCCTTGCTCAAGAATCTTGGAAAGTACTTGAGCTGTTGTGA